The Morganella morganii sequence CGGCGTACCGAGTCTCTGCCGTCACTGGCACGTAATGAGCTGTCGGTGCCGGATATGGCCATAGGCATTTACGACTGGGCGGTGATTGTTGACCACCAGCGCCGCTGCGCCACATTAATTACCTATACCGATCCCGCCGCGCGTCTGCACTGGCTGGAGAATCAGAAGGCACCGGAGAGTCTGCCTTTCGCCCTGACCGGCCGCTGGCAGTCCGATATGACCGAAGCCGAATATCACGCAAAAATTGCCCGTATTCATGACTATCTGCAGGCCGGTGATTGTTATCAGGTCAATCTGTCACAGGGTTTTTCCGCTCCGTATGAAGGGGATGAATGGCAGGCGTTTCTGCGGCTGAATGACGAAAACCGGGCACCGTTTTCCGCGTTTCTCCGTCTGCCGGAAGCCGCCATTCTGTCGGTTTCACCGGAGCGCTTTCTGTGGCTGAAAGACGGCACCGCAGAAACCCGCCCGATTAAAGGCACCCGTCCGCGTCATCCCGCTGATCCGAAGGCCGACGAAGCAGAAAAACAGGCGCTGGCCGCGTCAGAGAAAGATCGCTCGGAAAACCTGATGATTGTGGATCTGATGCGCAATGATATCGGCCGGGTGGCACTTCCCGGCTCGGTCAGTGTGCCGTCACTGTTTGCGGTCGAGCCGTTCCCGGCAGTCTGGCATCTGGTCAGCACCATCACCGCACAGTTACCGGCGGCATGCCGGGCAGCACAGTTACTGCGCGCCTGCTTCCCGGGCGGTTCGATTACCGGTGCGCCGAAAATCCGCGCGATGGAAATTATTGAAGAGCTCGAACCTGTCCGCCGCCACACCTATTGCGGCTCCGTCGGTTATATCAGCGCCTGTGGCACCATGGATACCAATATCGCGATCAGAACCCTGATTGCGGAAAATAATCACCTTTATTGCCGGGCAGGCGGCGGGATTGTCGCAGACAGCCGTGCCGCAGATGAATACCAGGAAACGTTCGATAAACTGGGCCGCATACTGACGGTACTGCCGGAGAAAATATTATGAGTCCGCTTGAGCGCTTTATTCCCCGGTTTCAGTTAACCCGCCCTTCCGAAGCAGAAATTGCCGGTGAGCGGGATCGCCGGGCCGCCGTTTTGCTGCCTATCACCAATAAAGCCCGGCCAGGGATCCTGCTGACACAACGGGCGGTATCGCTGCGCTCTCATCCGGGACAGATTGCCCTGCCCGGCGGCGCGGCAGATCCGGGCGAGATTTCCCCCATCGCCACCGCACTGCGCGAAGCGCGTGAGGAAGTCGGCATTCCGCCACAGGCCGTGCAGGTACTGGGACAAATGGCACCGGTGGACAGTGTGACCGGCTTCCGGGTCACCCCGGTGGTCGGGATTATTCCGCCATATCTGCCGCTGGCCGGTAACCCGCAGGAAGTGTCAGATATTTTTGAGCTGCCGCTGGATGCCGCCCTCGATCTGAGCCGCTACCGCTACATTGATATGACCCGCAATACTGTGGAGCGCCGCCTCTATTTTTACTTATATGAGGGACGGATGATTTGGGGGTTAACAGCGGGTATTTTATATCGCCTCGCAACGCAAGTGAAAAATGATTGATTTGTAACCGAATTCACACTTCTGCCCTATTTCCCCCTGCTTTTTTTCATCAGGTATGCCCGAATTTTATCCGAAAGCGCTGTTCCGCAGTGAAAAATGCGATAAACTACTTTATCCGTGTGAGCAAATAACAGTAAAGTAACGCGCTTTACGATAAATCACTATTACATTGTTTTTTAAGGAGTCTGACGTGATTAGCGTTTTTGACATGTTTAAAGTGGGGATTGGTCCTTCCAGCTCCCACACCGTAGGGCCGATGAAAGCCGGGAAGCAGTTTGCTGATGAGTTGGTTGAAAAAGGTCTGATTTCCCGCGTGACCCGCGTTTCTGTTGATGTCTACGGATCACTCTCCTTAACCGGGAAAGGTCACCATACCGATATCGCTATCATTATGGGTCTGGCCGGTAACTTGCCGGCAACTGTCGATATCGATGGTATCGCCGGTTTTATCCGCGATGTCGAAGAGACTGAGCGTCTGTCCCTGGCCAATGGTCAGCAGACTGTGGACTTCCCGCGTGAAGGCGGCATGAATTTCCACACCGGTAACCTGCCGCTGCACGAAAACGGCATGAGTATCACCGCATTTGCCGGTGATGAAGAGCTGTACACCAAAACCTATTACTCCATCGGCGGCGGGTTTATCGTCGATGCCGAGCATTTCGGTCAGGATAACGCCAACGAAACACCGGTATCCTACCCGTATGCCTCAGCGGAAGAGCTGCTGAATCACTGTCATCAGACCGGGCTTTCCGTCTCCTCCCTGATGCTGAAAAATGAGCTGGATATGCACAGCCGTGAAGAGATCGACGCGTATTTCGCCGATGTCTACAAAACCATGACTGACTGTATCGCTCACGGTCTGGAAACCGAAGGCATTCTGCCGGGGCCGCTGCGTGTGCCGCGCCGTGCCGCTGCACTGAACCGCCTGATCAACTCCGCCGGTAAACTCTCCAAAGACCCGATGAACGTGGTTGACCTGGTCAATATGTTTGCTCTGGCTGTCAACGAAGAAAACGCAGCGGGCGGCCGTGTGGTTACCGCACCGACAAACGGTGCCTGCGGGATCGTCCCTGCGGTACTGGCGTATTATGATCACTGCATCGAGAAAGTGACACCGGAAACCTATCTCCGCTACTTCCTCGCCTGCGGCGCGGTCGGCATTCTGTACAAAATGAACGCGTCTATCTCCGGTGCGGAAGTCGGTTGCCAGGGCGAAGTCGGTGTGGCCTGCTCAATGGCGGCTGCCGGTCTGACTGAAATCCTCGGCGGCAGCCCGGAACAGGTCTGTGTGGCTGCTGAAATCGGTATGGAACACAACCTGGGCTTAACCTGTGACCCGGTTGCCGGTCAGGTTCAGGTACCGTGCATCGAACGTAACGCCATTGCCTCTGTGAAAGCGATCAACGCTGCCCGTATGGCTATGCGCCGTACCAGCGCACCGCGTGTTTCTCTCGATAAAGTCATCGAAACCATGTATGAAACCGGGAAAGACATGAACGCCAAATACCGTGAAACATCACGCGGCGGTCTTGCAATCAAGGTTCAGTGCGACTGATTTTGTGATTTAACTCACAAAACATAATTCGCTGACATTAATATCCCTGCAACATTGCAGGGATATTTTTTACCTGAAGCGCATCAGCACCGGTCATTTTTCGACCAATTTGTAATGTTTTCAGATGCAAATGTTTATAATATGTAAAATATCATAGTGTATAACTCTGCAAAACAATCAAACATCACCTCATCACTCTGACAAATAGCTCATTCAACACAATAATTAACTATAATTAAGTGTTTAATGTTTCTGTTTTGTTGTTTTCTGACGGAAAGCAAGTTTTTTTACCTTCATAGAATGTTAACCTTCTATTTAATTAGTGCCCCGAAATTAATTATCGCTGTTTAAACGTAAATAATTAGCGGTATCACGGGCCTGAGACTATCTTTACACCGGAGTCTTACGGTTTTTTTTCTGACCCATAAAAGATTCTGTGTAATACACAAGAACCATCCTGACTGATGTTAAGGGGGAACAGAGGTGAGTATAGCCATTATGATTGGCACCCACGGCAAAGCCGCTGAGCAGTTACTGCGCACGACGGAAATGCTGATCGGTGAACAGGAGAACGTCTCCTTCATCGATTTCGTACCGGGGGAAAATGCCGACACACTATATGCGAAGTACAATGAGAAGCTGCCCGGTTTATCAACCGCTGACGGGGTATTATTCCTCGTTGATACCTGGGGCGGCAGCCCGTTCAACGCAGCAAACCGTATTGTGACTGAGCAGGATCAGGCCGCAGGCGGCAACAGCAATTATGAGATAGTCACAGGCGTTAACGTGCCGATGCTGGTCGAGACTTTTATGTGCCGTGATGATAATCCGTCATTGCAGGAACTGGTTGCGGTAGCGCTGGAAACCGGCCGTGAAGGGATCCGCGCCCTGAAAGCACAGGACGAACCGGCACCGAAAGCAGCACCTGCACCAAAACCGGCCGCACAACCGGCGGCACCGGCAGGCCCGGGCGGACACATGACTATCGCCCTCGCCCGTATCGATGACCGTCTGATCCACGGCCAGGTCGCCACCCGCTGGACCAAAGAAACCAACGTCAAACGCATTATTGTCGTCAGTGACGAGGTTGCCAAAGACACCGTCCGCTCAACACTGCTCAAGCAGGTTGCTCCTCCGGGTGTAACCGCGCACGTGGTGGATGTGGCGAAAATGGTGCGTGTCTGGAATAACCCGAAATACGCCAATGACCGCTGCATGCTCCTGTTTACCAACCCGGCAGATGTTCTGCGCCTGGTGGAAGACGGTGTGGAGATTAAATCAGTCAACATCGGCGGGATGGCCTTCCACGAAGGTAAAAAACAGGTTAACAATGCGGTTTCTATCGATGAAAACGATATCGTGGCATTCAAAGCGCTGAATGACCGCAATATCGAGCTGGAAGTCCGCAAAGTCTCCACCGATTCAAAAATAAAAATGATGGATTTAATCAGCAAAGCTGAAAGTTAATTTGACCCATTACTCAATACAAAATTTGTTGTCTGCAAAATGACTGGTTAAAGGAGAAACACAATGGAACTTTCCGTTGTACAAATCGTCCTGGTCTTCATCGTTGCCTGTGTTGCAGGTATGGGGTCAATCCTCGATGAATTCCAGTTCCACCGCCCGCTGGTCGCCTGTACGCTGATGGGGATCGTACTGGGTGATATGAAAACCGGGATCATGATCGGCGGTACGCTGGAAATGATCGCACTCGGCTGGATGAACATCGGTGCGGCAGTGGCACCGGATGCGGCGCTGGCATCCATCATTTCCACTATCCTGGTTATCGCCGGGGGCCAGAACATCGGTGCCGGTATCGCGCTGGCTATTCCGCTGGCGGCTGCCGGTCAGGTGCTGACCATTATCGTCCGTACCATCACCGTGGCCTTCCAGCACATGGGTGACCGTGCAGCTGATAAGGGAAATCTCACCGCGCTGGGGATGATCCACGTCGGTGCCCTGCTGTTACAGGCAATGCGTATCGCTATTCCGGCGGTTATTGTGGCCGTGTCTGTCGGTACTGATGTTGTCCGTGAAATGCTTGACTCGATTCCTGACTGGGTCACCAACGGTCTGAATATCGCCGGGGGCATGATTGTTGTGGTCGGTTACGCGATGGTTATCAACATGATGCGTGCCGGCTACCTGATGCCATTCTTCTATCTGGGTTTCGTTACCGCGGCATTTACTGATTTCAACCTGGTTGCGCTGGGTGTCATCGGTGCGGTTATGGCTGTGCTGTATATTCAGCTCAGTCCGAAATACAACAAATCGGAAGTCGTTGTCGCTGCCGGCAGCAAAAACGACCTGGATAACGAGTTAGACTAAGAAGGTGAGCAACATGGTTGATACTACAAGCAACGTAACCGGCAGAAAACAGTTAAGAAAGAGCGATATCCGGGGTGTCTTCATCCGCTCAAACCTGTTTCAGGGTTCATGGAACTTTGAACGTATGCAGGCAATGGGCTACGCCTTCTCCATGGTACCGGTGATCCGCCGTCTTTATCCGGAAAATAATGAAGAACGCAGACAGGCTATCAAACGCCATATGGAGTTCTTTAACACCCACCCGTATATGGCTGCACCTATCCTCGGTGTAACCTGTGCGATGGAAGAGCAGCGCGCTAATGGTGCGGCTATCGACGACGGTGCCATCAACGGTATCAAAGTCGGTCTGATGGGGCCGCTGGCCGGTGTCGGCGACCCGATTTTCTGGGGTACCGTGCGTCCGGTCTTTGCCGCCCTCGGTGCGGGGATTGCCATGACCGGCAGCCTGCTCGGGCCGTTACTGTTCTTCTTCCTGTTTAACCTGGTCCGCCTGGCAACCCGTTACTACGGCGTGGCTTACGGCTACAAAAAAGGCCTGGATATTGTTCAGGATATGGGCGGCGGCTTCCTGCAGAAACTGACAGAGGGGGCATCAATCCTCGGTCTGTTTGTTATGGGTGCGCTGGTGAACAAATGGACAAAAGTGAATATCCCGCTGGTGGTGTCGGAAATTAAAAACCCGACCACCGGCGAGATGGAAATCACCACTGTTCAGACCATCCTCAACCAGCTGATGCCGGGCCTGATGCCGCTGCTGCTGACATTCGGCTGTATGTGGCTGTTGCGTCATAAAGTGAATGCCCTGCTGATTATTATCGGCTTCTTTGTGCTGGGTATTCTGGGTTATGTCTTTGGTTTCCTGGGACTGTAACCGGTAAAAAACACGTTCTGACGAACGCGTATTTTCAGAAAGAGTATGGTAGTTTAAACGGGAGGCTCGCCTCCCGTTTTCTGTTTCACTTCAGGGGAAAAGAACCACAATGAGTGTAAATGATATTGTTCTGCTGGCTGTGATTGTGCTGATGCTGCTGTTTGCCGTCTACGACGAATTTATTGTTAACACACTAAAAGGCAAAACACAGCTGCGGATAAAACTGCGCCGTAATCACCGCGCTGACGCTGTGATCTTTATCCTTCTTATCGGTATTGTTATTTATAATAATATAACCGGACACGGCAGCCCGTTAACAACTTATTTACTTTCCGGCTGTATTATCATTGCTATTTATCTGGCTTTTATTCGTTCACCGAAGTTATATTTTAAGCAGGACGGATTTTTTTACGCCAATGCATATATTAAATATGATAGAATAAAAACAATGAATTTATCAGAAGACGGCATTCTTCTTGTGGGTTTGGAAAATCGTAAAATTTACATCAAAGTCACGCATCTTGATGATTTACAAAAAATTTATAATTTTATGATTAATAATAAATAATAACCCCTTCTTTTTATCCCCCTACAGAAATAAAGACTAATGATGATATTAGTCTTTATTATCTTATTAAAATACCATGTAATGAAAATCATTCTCATTAGCATCTTTTAAAACTAAAATATATATTCTTGCCTTTTTTATTTTCTGTGATATCTTTCCGGTCACGTCATTGGGGAGTAGCCTGTTCTGTTATTAACCTCTCAGGGAAATAACAGAAAATCCGTGTCAACATACTTGCGTGATATTATATCAGCATGGTGCGGATGCCGTTTCGGTTGGCAAGACCATAGACACGCAGTTCACCGGAGGTCGGGGTTGGATTGTGTGTATATGGATAAGCTACCCGACCGAGACTGAGTTTATGAGTTTTTACGCCACCCTCGTCCTTGCCCTGGCCCTGTCTATGGATGCCTTCGCCGTTGCTGTCTGCAAAGGCGCTACCCTGCACAAACCACCTTTACGTGAAGCACTGCGCACCGGATTTATCTTTGGTGTGATTGAAGCCCTGACGCCGCTTATCGGCTGGGCTATCGGTATTTACGCCAGCCGCTACGTGATGGAATGGGATCACTGGATTGCTTTCTCACTGCTGTTTATCCTCGGTGCCCGCATGATTTACAACAGCGTCACCGTCGGTGATGACTGCTGCGCCCGCCATGAAAAACCACAGCGCCACAGCGCATTACATCTTGCCACCACAGCGGTTGCCACCAGCCTGGACGCGATGGCGATTGGTGTCGGCCTTGCGTTTCTGGAAGTCAATATTGTCCATACCGCGATGACTATCGGGCTGATGACCATGATTATGGCCACCACCGGGATGATCCTCGGGCGTTATATCGGCCCGATGCTGGGCAAGCGGGCAGAAATTGTCGGCGGGATTGTACTGATCCTGATCGGATTTACCATTCTGTATGAACATATTGGTTAATCGCTTAATCACTTCTGATGACCCGCTCCGGCGGGTCTTTTTGTTTCTGAATCAGGCTTCCCGGCGGTAAACCCGGATCAGAAAATCTGTTTCGCAGGAAAAGGCGGTTTCTGCTGCCAGCTGATGTTTCACAGCCTCTGTCGCTTTCCAGGCAAACGGTGTCATCGAAAGCAGTGCGAGTGCATCCGCGCCGTTCAGCAGCATCGGGTACGCCACCTGCTGCTCTTGTGCCGGACCGAATCCCGGGAAATGCTCTTCCTTCAGCGGGTGCAGATGCACCTCATCATAAATAAGGGATTTCAACTGATACAGATGACGCGGCCCCGGGGTCACGGTAATCACAATGCCGCCCGGTTTCACCACACGGGTTAACTCATCCGGATTACACGGCGCATAGATCCGCAGCACCCCATCCAGACTGTTATCCTCAAACGGCAGCCGCTGGCTGGATGCCACACTGAAGCTGACCTGCGGATAGCGTTTTGCACCGTAGCGGACAGCAACCTTCGCCACATCCAGCCCGTACACCGTCACCTGCCGTGCCGCAAGGTTTTCCGCCAGTGCGCCGGTGTAGTACCCCTCGCCGCAGCCGATATCCAGCACCTGCTCCGCCTGTACCGGTAAATACTGTTCAAATGCCGCGATTACCTGATCCCGCATCGGGCGGTAATGGTGATTATCCAGAAATGCCCGGCGCGCCTGCATCATCTCTTTACTGTCACCCGGCTCTTTCGAGCGCTTGAACTGGACAGGCAGGAGATTGATATACCCCTCTTTCGCGAGATCAAACTGATGGTGGTTTTCGCAGCTGTAACTGCCGGAGCGGTGCGTCAGCGGGTGCTGGCAAAGCGGACATTGGTAAGACATAATCATTCACTGTGAAATAATGTAAGGGTGCAACCGGCAACGGCCTGTGCCGGTGACGGAAAATCTGAGGCGAAACCATACCATGAAAACCTACTGGTGGCAGGATAAAATTGATGATTATCAGCAATGGCACAGCCTGCTTGTCAGGGTTAATCCTGAAACGGTAAATGAAGATGCCCCTGCGCTGCTCAGCGGCCATAACAGCCGGATGCAGCTGCAGCTGCGTGGTTATCCGCTGTTCTGGGCAACCGTACTGCGTGATCACTGTGGTGTCTGGCTGATTTATAATCAGGACCATCCCGCTCAGCAGAATCTGTTATCGCCGCTCCGCTCACAACAGACTGAGAAAATTGCCGCTCTGCCGGCAGAAGAACAGACCCCGCAGTGGTGCCGTTACTTCGCCCGTGATTTGCAGGAACGGCCTTCCCCGCTGCTTGCGGCCGGAGAGTGGCTGCTGCACCCGATGAATATCAGACCGCCGTCCGCCCCTTATGTTGTCAATGCCCCCTGTTCCCGGGAAAAATGGTGTTTCCGTTCACCGTCTGCCAACGATATCAGCAATGCGGACTGGCTGTTATACAGCGAAGACCTGCCGGATCTGCAATCCCCCGGACGGGTTATGTTTGCGGACTGGTGGTTCGGCGGTTACCAACTGCTGCCGCGTTACGCGGTTGAGCCGCAAAGCAGCCGCCTGAAATACTGGCGTAAAGTTGCCCGCGAAGGAAAACTGCCGCCGGTGCTGATCTGGTACATCAGCGGCCTGGCATCCTACATTATACTTGATGGTCATCTGCGGTTGCAGGCAGCGTACGACGAAAATATTCCGCCTTCCTTTATTGTGCTCAGCCAGTACCATGAATGCAGCTATGAACCGGATCCTGCCGCGATTGCAAAAGTGCAACAGGCAATAACGCATCAGATGGATAAAAATCCGCATCCGGATATCCGCGGGATCAACCAGACATTAATCAGCCTGTATCAGAACCGCTACGGGCGGCACTCCACCCGCAGCCGGGCAATACTGGGTGACGGTCGTTCATGGGAAGAGGATGTTTCCCGTTATCTGCGCCGCCACGGCGACACCGGGCACCTCACGGCTATTTTGCAGCGGACGGAAGAAACCGCGGGATAGTTAATCAGATAAATCTGCTGTGAATATTTTTTGTTCACCTCAGAATACATCATTATCCGTCGTATAACCCTGTCAGAAATAGTATAAGGAACATCTATGTTCAGACTCTCCCGCACCTTTATTGCACCACTCCTGCTGTTATTTTCCGCCTCGCTGTTTGCGGCAGCCGAAACCAAACCTGCGGCACCGGCAGATTTGGATCTGGTCTTTGTTCTGGATAAAAGCGGCTCCATGTCCGGTTTTGAACAGGACACCATCGGCGGTTATAACTCCGTTCTTGCCGAAAACCGTAAAAAAGAAGGCAATATTTACGTCACCACCGTTTTATTCAACCACGAAAACAGCACGCTGCATAACCGCGAGCCTATCAGCAAAGTCAAAAACCTGACACTGGATGATTATTCTGTCGGTGGCAATACCGCATTACTGGACGCTGTCGGTATTACTATTGATAAGATCCGCGAAAACCGCAAAATTACCAAAAATAATAATGTGTTATTTGTGATTATTACTGACGGCGAAGAGAATAGCAGCCGTAAATACAGTCGTGATAAGATTAAATCAATGATTAATTCTGCGGAGAAAGAAGATAAGTGGGACTTTATTTTCCTCGGCGCCAATATTGATGCTATCGCAGAAGCCGGTAATATCGGCATTAAAAGCGACAACGCCACCGGTTATGTGCAGGATAAAGCTGGTTACGGCAAAGCGTATGATGCCGTAAATAAAGCAGTTGAAGTAAAACAGCAATCAAAACCGATTACTTCCGAATGGAAAGCGGAAGTCGAAAAAGATAACAACGAACGCAGTAAAAAATAACAAAACACCTCTTATTTATTCACCAAAACAGTACGGTCCGCCGTACTGTTTTATTTTCTCATCCCGCCGTTCTTTTTTCCCCGCAACTCTGCTTACCATGAACATCAAATGACTGAAGTTCAGCCGGATAAATACGCCAATTTGACTATATTAATGCTAACACCACGGCGCAGAAAGCCAATAATACCGCGAATAATGCGTATAATCTGGCAACACACAACTCGGCCCGTATTGATAAACTGGAGCTGCGTTATGATGAGCTGAATGACAAGATGCAGCGCGGCTTTGCAATGTCAGCCGCCACGTCAAACCTGTTCCAGCCGTATAATGTCGGTAAATTTAACCTCAGTGCAGCTGTCGGCGGATATAACTCCGAAAATGCGGTTGCTGTCGGCAGCGGCTACCGTTTCAATAAAAATGTGGCAGTTAAAGCCAGCCTGGCAACCTCAACATCAAACGGCGGTGATGTCATGTATGGTGCCGGTATGAACCTGGAGTGGTAACACACCGGCATATACGGGATAACATATTTTTATAGTGAAGAGCCGGTAAGGTATTACCGGCTCTTTTTCTATCGGGTGATAATCATATTCACTATGATATTAATAAAAAAGCTAAAAACAATCCTCTTGCCGGATTTAGCATATTCCGAAAGTTAGTCATAATAACACCATTAGAAAGCATAGCGATATTATGAAAATCAGAAACGACGACACCACAGCATTCACCACGGGACATTATATGAGTAGCCAGTTCCGGGTTTTTATCTTCAGCATAATCCCTTATACTCCTTGTACCCCAAAATCCGGCTGCAATGCTGGTAAAATTAATTGTCATCCATTCAGTATTGCCTCTGTAGGCTGCAAAACTCCATGCATTTTTTATTGCATGCCATTTTTTGACTTCATCTGTTTGATTATATTCATCCTGTACGTGTATTCTTTCGCCAATATCAAATGTTGCATTATCTTTCCAGGACGTTTGTATTCCGTGGGGTCCGCCAAAGCGGCTGAAAAGAACAATTTTGCCTCTGACTTCCTCCAGCAGAGGGAAACGGTCCTCCCCAAACCACCAATAAGAATCATAATATTCCTTCTCAAAGGTTTCCTGAAAACTCCGGGTACATTTCTCTTCTGTATGTTCACGTTTAACTGACATAAGAATAAATTCACTCGGATTTTCCTGCAAAAAACGCTTACATTCATTCAGGATATCACCAAACATTTTATTTAAGTATATTATCCCATGATGCATGGCAAATGAATTACTTATATGACGACAACGTGCATCAATAAACCGGATTCCTGAATTAAGTTGCTCATAAACAGAATCATCCTGTGTTTTTACCATCCCGCCTTCACCTATCCCTTCACTATATGTACCTGTCGCTGAATCATGTGTACCGGGTAATGATATCTGGTTAATAGGCAACTTTCCATCAATGAACTTCAGCCAACATTTTTTTTTCAAAGGTCCCATATAGTGCCAATAAGCATTATCCTGTCCATTTTCCGGAAAATACCAGTTAAAAGAAGATGGCTTACCATTTTTTTTAAAAATAAAAAAAGAATTCAGTCTCGCACTATAGAAATAATCGCCTTCCTGGCCTTCATCTACATCCCAAGATTTAGGATCCACAGGATTACCTGCCCTAAAGTCGATAAAATCCCAATATTCATTTGAGTTGCCATCAGATGGAAAATACCATTTATGTTCAGACGGATTACCGTCTTTTTTCAAACGTAAGTAACCATATTCCGGCTCATAGTAAATGCAACCCTCGATTCCGGGTTCACGCCAAGTTTTGGGCTCTGACATCGTTCCGGGGTAATACCCAACCCAATCCCAGAACTGATTATTGACTTCTTTTTTCGGATAATACCAGTTTTTATCAGATGGACTGCCATTATATTTTAATCTAAAGAATAAATTATAATCCGGATAGTAGTAGATATCACCGATAACACCATCAACACCCCAGTATTTTGGTCGTTCATACGTTCCTAACTTCATTTTTATACCAATCTCCAATCATTGAGGGAGTCTGCCATATTTATATTTGGCAGATTACATTAAATCATTCATAGAAATAATGTTAGCACCAATTATTATGCGCTCCATTAGAAATGGTCTGTTTTTTATTAAAAAAAGCCAACAAGA is a genomic window containing:
- a CDS encoding vWA domain-containing protein, which encodes MFRLSRTFIAPLLLLFSASLFAAAETKPAAPADLDLVFVLDKSGSMSGFEQDTIGGYNSVLAENRKKEGNIYVTTVLFNHENSTLHNREPISKVKNLTLDDYSVGGNTALLDAVGITIDKIRENRKITKNNNVLFVIITDGEENSSRKYSRDKIKSMINSAEKEDKWDFIFLGANIDAIAEAGNIGIKSDNATGYVQDKAGYGKAYDAVNKAVEVKQQSKPITSEWKAEVEKDNNERSKK
- a CDS encoding YadA C-terminal domain-containing protein — its product is MQRGFAMSAATSNLFQPYNVGKFNLSAAVGGYNSENAVAVGSGYRFNKNVAVKASLATSTSNGGDVMYGAGMNLEW
- a CDS encoding phosphatidylinositol-specific phospholipase C, translating into MKLGTYERPKYWGVDGVIGDIYYYPDYNLFFRLKYNGSPSDKNWYYPKKEVNNQFWDWVGYYPGTMSEPKTWREPGIEGCIYYEPEYGYLRLKKDGNPSEHKWYFPSDGNSNEYWDFIDFRAGNPVDPKSWDVDEGQEGDYFYSARLNSFFIFKKNGKPSSFNWYFPENGQDNAYWHYMGPLKKKCWLKFIDGKLPINQISLPGTHDSATGTYSEGIGEGGMVKTQDDSVYEQLNSGIRFIDARCRHISNSFAMHHGIIYLNKMFGDILNECKRFLQENPSEFILMSVKREHTEEKCTRSFQETFEKEYYDSYWWFGEDRFPLLEEVRGKIVLFSRFGGPHGIQTSWKDNATFDIGERIHVQDEYNQTDEVKKWHAIKNAWSFAAYRGNTEWMTINFTSIAAGFWGTRSIRDYAEDKNPELATHIMSRGECCGVVVSDFHNIAMLSNGVIMTNFRNMLNPARGLFLAFLLIS